One window of the Ureibacillus sp. FSL W7-1570 genome contains the following:
- a CDS encoding prolyl oligopeptidase family serine peptidase, which produces MKENGSIESIRKYPSPNPHVELEEIVYWSDGLRVKGLLAKPIEEGSYEGLLYLRGGLQSVGMVRPARIAQFASHGFVVFAPYYRGNRGGEGRDEFGGDDRLDALYGIEVLKNLANVDSVHLFGFSRGGLMALWTAILSKDVRSAVTWSGVSDLAALYHERVDLRRTLKRLIGGSPNKYPEIYAERSPVYEVDRIQAPVLIIHGTEDQNVSIEQSYKLERALKEAGKPYETWYMAGLAHHFPPHLNRETVQSICKWMIDKGKDNKK; this is translated from the coding sequence TTGAAAGAGAATGGCAGTATTGAATCAATCAGAAAATATCCTTCCCCCAATCCCCATGTGGAACTTGAGGAAATTGTTTATTGGTCGGATGGATTGCGGGTAAAAGGATTGCTTGCAAAGCCCATTGAAGAAGGTTCTTATGAAGGGCTGCTTTACTTGCGCGGCGGATTGCAGTCGGTGGGGATGGTAAGACCTGCCCGGATTGCCCAATTTGCATCCCATGGTTTTGTTGTATTTGCTCCTTATTACCGGGGAAATCGGGGGGGAGAAGGGAGGGACGAGTTTGGCGGCGATGACCGCTTGGACGCCCTTTATGGAATCGAAGTATTGAAGAATTTGGCCAATGTTGATTCTGTCCATCTTTTCGGCTTTTCCCGAGGGGGATTGATGGCATTATGGACGGCCATTTTAAGCAAAGATGTCCGTTCTGCCGTTACATGGTCGGGCGTATCCGACCTGGCAGCTCTTTATCATGAAAGGGTCGATTTAAGAAGGACGTTGAAGCGGCTGATTGGCGGATCCCCCAACAAGTATCCTGAAATATATGCGGAACGTTCTCCCGTATATGAAGTCGATCGCATTCAGGCACCGGTTCTCATTATTCATGGCACCGAAGATCAGAATGTAAGCATTGAGCAATCCTATAAATTGGAAAGGGCGTTGAAGGAAGCGGGAAAGCCATACGAGACTTGGTATATGGCAGGGTTGGCCCACCATTTTCCGCCCCATCTCAATCGGGAAACAGTGCAATCCATTTGCAAATGGATGATCGACAAGGGAAAGGACAATAAAAAGTAG
- a CDS encoding NUDIX domain-containing protein, whose protein sequence is MFTFYDLNNNKVELSFGGPPFPMEPGHVLVLVQMDGKWLCAINEKRGVEFPGGKVEPGETLVEAAKREVYEETRVHIKDLKLFAHYTVYAQPPFCKAVFTAKVERIDPFLKQYETSGRLFLKMEEALNHPGASFYMRDAGMKKMMQEVKRFEREWQY, encoded by the coding sequence ATGTTTACTTTTTACGATTTAAACAATAATAAAGTGGAATTAAGTTTCGGTGGTCCTCCTTTTCCAATGGAACCCGGACATGTGCTGGTGCTTGTCCAAATGGATGGGAAATGGCTTTGTGCCATCAATGAAAAACGCGGTGTTGAGTTTCCGGGAGGCAAAGTGGAGCCTGGTGAAACGCTCGTGGAAGCAGCGAAGCGGGAAGTGTACGAAGAAACCCGCGTACATATAAAGGATTTGAAACTGTTTGCCCACTATACGGTTTATGCACAACCACCTTTTTGTAAAGCGGTTTTTACTGCAAAAGTGGAGAGAATCGACCCGTTTTTGAAACAATATGAAACAAGCGGACGGCTGTTTTTGAAGATGGAAGAAGCGTTGAATCATCCCGGCGCCAGTTTTTATATGAGGGATGCAGGAATGAAAAAGATGATGCAGGAAGTGAAGCGTTTTGAAAGAGAATGGCAGTATTGA
- a CDS encoding transposase — MISIEKTTLYVNVFNQSYNYIPTGEPCEFKIELEPEKAFIFKKLFNQLNTLEFDNMVRAHLPYLPYHLDDENDEIDNRLKKIYALIHEFGDEKVREFVEQLPYFRN, encoded by the coding sequence GTGATTTCTATCGAAAAGACAACGCTTTATGTGAATGTATTCAACCAATCGTACAACTATATTCCTACCGGGGAACCTTGCGAGTTTAAAATTGAATTGGAACCGGAAAAAGCTTTTATTTTTAAAAAGCTGTTCAATCAGTTGAATACGTTGGAATTCGACAATATGGTGAGGGCCCACTTGCCGTATCTTCCGTATCATTTGGATGATGAAAATGATGAAATCGATAACCGATTGAAAAAAATTTATGCCTTAATCCACGAGTTTGGCGATGAAAAAGTGAGAGAATTCGTAGAACAATTGCCCTATTTCAGGAATTGA
- a CDS encoding Dps family protein: MANDKLIDQLNELVSTYSVLYTKLHNYHWYVTGPSFFTLHEKFEELYNEITANLDEVAERILTKGGKPVATMKEHLELSRVKEASGSENAEEMVQAIIDDFQSTMKLIKEAMEEAANQGDDRTEDMLNATFQSLEKHVWMLSAFLGK; this comes from the coding sequence ATGGCAAATGATAAACTAATTGATCAATTAAATGAATTGGTATCCACTTACTCTGTGTTATATACAAAACTCCACAATTACCATTGGTATGTGACAGGGCCAAGTTTCTTTACTTTGCATGAAAAGTTTGAAGAATTATACAATGAAATCACAGCCAATTTGGATGAAGTGGCGGAACGGATTTTGACAAAAGGCGGTAAACCTGTCGCCACTATGAAAGAACATTTGGAATTATCGAGAGTGAAAGAAGCAAGCGGTTCAGAAAATGCGGAAGAAATGGTGCAGGCGATTATTGATGATTTCCAATCCACAATGAAATTGATCAAAGAAGCGATGGAAGAGGCGGCAAATCAAGGGGATGACCGTACGGAAGATATGTTGAACGCGACGTTCCAAAGCCTTGAAAAGCATGTTTGGATGTTGTCAGCGTTCTTGGGAAAATAA
- the yidD gene encoding membrane protein insertion efficiency factor YidD — translation MKHLFIWLIRFYRKFISPLTPPTCRFYPTCSQYGLEAFEKHGAIKGFILTTIRILKCHPFHPGGFDPVPDKWPSKKK, via the coding sequence ATGAAACATCTTTTTATTTGGCTGATCCGTTTTTACAGAAAATTTATTTCTCCACTGACTCCCCCAACGTGCCGGTTTTACCCGACTTGTTCCCAATATGGACTGGAAGCTTTTGAAAAACACGGTGCCATTAAAGGATTCATTTTGACCACGATCCGCATATTGAAATGCCATCCTTTTCATCCCGGGGGTTTTGATCCCGTCCCTGACAAATGGCCTTCGAAAAAAAAATAA
- a CDS encoding zinc ABC transporter substrate-binding protein, whose product MRKFFILSMLAVMLLLTACSGDEPKQQESGQIDIYTTVYPLQYFSEQIGGEFVNVSSIYPPGANEHTFEPTQKDMIALADADLFFYIGLGLEGFVENAKKTLANEHVKFVPVAENIDEEVLQTSTGHSHEEASEHEEEHDHHHGDIDPHVWLSPTISKDLALTIKNELVKQLPEQEDTFNKNYEQLAKRLDELDQQFKALADNASKKTFFVSHASFGYIAGNYGLTQIPVAGLNSQNEPSQKELAEIVDLAKQYDIHYILFEQNVSSKLTSIIQKEIGAESLMLHNLSVLTEEDIKNNEDYFTLMEKNLQTLEKALN is encoded by the coding sequence ATGCGAAAATTTTTTATCCTCTCAATGCTTGCGGTGATGCTGCTGTTGACCGCTTGCTCCGGTGATGAGCCAAAACAGCAGGAAAGCGGCCAAATCGACATCTACACAACAGTATATCCACTACAATATTTTTCAGAACAAATAGGGGGGGAATTTGTTAACGTTTCGTCCATTTATCCTCCTGGCGCAAATGAACATACCTTCGAACCTACGCAGAAGGATATGATTGCTTTGGCAGATGCAGACTTGTTTTTCTACATTGGATTAGGTCTGGAAGGATTCGTGGAAAATGCCAAAAAAACGCTGGCCAATGAACATGTAAAATTTGTTCCTGTGGCAGAAAATATCGATGAAGAAGTTTTGCAGACTTCCACTGGCCATTCCCATGAGGAAGCAAGCGAACATGAGGAAGAGCATGATCACCATCACGGAGATATCGATCCGCACGTTTGGCTTTCACCAACGATTTCCAAAGATTTGGCATTAACGATTAAAAACGAACTTGTCAAACAGCTTCCGGAACAGGAAGATACATTCAATAAAAACTATGAGCAATTGGCCAAACGATTGGATGAATTGGATCAACAATTCAAAGCACTTGCGGACAATGCTTCCAAGAAAACTTTCTTCGTATCCCATGCATCCTTTGGCTACATCGCCGGAAATTATGGACTCACCCAAATTCCAGTAGCTGGGTTGAATTCCCAAAACGAACCATCCCAGAAAGAACTTGCGGAAATTGTCGACCTTGCCAAACAATATGATATCCATTATATCCTCTTTGAACAAAATGTATCATCAAAGCTCACATCCATTATTCAAAAAGAAATTGGGGCAGAATCCTTGATGTTGCATAATTTGAGCGTATTGACGGAAGAAGATATCAAAAATAATGAAGATTATTTTACTCTGATGGAAAAGAACCTTCAGACGTTGGAAAAAGCATTGAATTAA
- a CDS encoding o-succinylbenzoate--CoA ligase, producing MYPNWILQRANLTPNRIGLTFEGKRWTFEEIKEISFERAKQLAALGIEKGSRVAILGENDSNTIFVMYGCMHLQCEMVILNRKLSQSELAYQIDDAQVTNVLVNDNDLALIPENVNFLLFSEIENSGCEPIEISKEWTVDQTVSIMYTSGTTGFPKGVRQTVENHQSNALASVLNIGLSEKDVWLCAVPLFHISGFSILVRSLLYGNEVKLYRKFDSESIAKDIAYGRITHISLVAVMLERILHVLEQHEMKASPSFKLILAGGGPVPIDYLRRAEERGMKVLQTYGMTETSSQTATLPAEDALRKIGSAGKPLFFNQIKILGAEGPYQEGEICICGPHVTPGYVGRFENKPSTEDGWLHTGDIGYLDEEGYLYVVDRRSDLIISGGENIYPAEVENVLMGHPAVKEAGVCGVEDATWGQVPVAFVVLKQAVSTDEIIDYCHVHLAKYKVPKQVHIVDSLPRNASNKLMRRKLKELLP from the coding sequence ATGTATCCTAATTGGATTTTGCAACGAGCGAACTTGACACCCAACCGGATCGGATTAACTTTTGAAGGAAAGCGATGGACGTTTGAAGAAATCAAGGAAATCTCCTTCGAACGCGCAAAGCAACTGGCTGCTTTGGGAATTGAAAAAGGAAGCCGCGTTGCCATACTTGGCGAAAACGATTCAAACACGATCTTTGTCATGTACGGATGCATGCATTTGCAATGTGAAATGGTGATATTAAACCGAAAATTATCGCAAAGCGAATTGGCGTATCAAATCGATGACGCACAGGTGACAAATGTGCTGGTGAATGACAACGATTTGGCTTTAATCCCCGAAAATGTAAATTTCCTGTTATTTTCGGAAATTGAAAATAGCGGTTGTGAGCCCATCGAAATAAGTAAAGAGTGGACGGTCGATCAAACAGTTTCCATCATGTACACCAGCGGTACGACCGGATTTCCGAAAGGCGTCCGGCAAACGGTGGAAAACCACCAATCCAATGCCCTCGCTTCCGTTTTAAATATCGGCCTTTCAGAAAAGGATGTATGGTTATGTGCTGTTCCGCTTTTTCATATCAGCGGATTTTCAATTTTGGTCCGTTCCTTATTGTATGGAAATGAAGTAAAGCTGTATCGCAAATTTGACAGCGAATCCATTGCAAAAGACATTGCTTACGGACGGATTACCCACATCTCCCTTGTGGCGGTCATGCTGGAACGAATTTTGCATGTTTTGGAACAACATGAAATGAAGGCTTCCCCATCCTTCAAATTGATTTTGGCCGGAGGAGGCCCTGTTCCAATCGATTATTTAAGACGGGCTGAGGAACGGGGAATGAAAGTGCTGCAGACTTATGGTATGACGGAGACTTCCTCCCAAACGGCCACTTTGCCAGCAGAGGACGCTTTACGAAAAATCGGTTCAGCCGGAAAGCCGTTGTTTTTCAATCAAATTAAAATCTTGGGAGCAGAAGGGCCATATCAGGAAGGGGAAATTTGCATCTGCGGTCCTCATGTGACACCGGGTTATGTAGGGCGGTTCGAAAATAAACCTTCCACTGAAGACGGCTGGCTGCATACAGGAGATATCGGCTATTTGGATGAAGAAGGGTACTTGTATGTTGTTGACCGCCGTTCAGACCTGATCATTTCAGGTGGGGAGAATATTTATCCTGCAGAAGTTGAAAATGTGTTGATGGGGCATCCTGCCGTCAAAGAAGCGGGGGTTTGCGGTGTGGAGGACGCCACTTGGGGACAAGTGCCGGTTGCCTTTGTCGTATTAAAACAAGCCGTTTCAACGGATGAAATCATCGACTATTGCCATGTCCATTTGGCAAAATATAAAGTGCCGAAACAAGTACACATCGTAGATTCATTGCCTCGAAACGCTTCGAATAAATTGATGCGGAGAAAATTGAAGGAATTATTGCCTTAA
- the menB gene encoding 1,4-dihydroxy-2-naphthoyl-CoA synthase, translating into MAREWKTLHTYEDIKYEYYNGIAKITINRPEVRNAFRPKTVEEMIDAFSRARDDSNIGVIILTGEGDKAFCSGGDQKVRGHGGYVGDDNIPRLNVLDLQRLIRVIPKPVIAMVAGYAIGGGHVLHVVCDLTIAADNAIFGQTGPKVGSFDAGYGSGYLARIVGHKKAREIWYLCRQYNAQEALEMGLVNTVVPLEQLEDETVKWCEEILEKSPTAIRFLKAAMNADTDGLAGLQQFAGDATLLYYTTDEAKEGRDAFKEKRKPDFGKFPRFP; encoded by the coding sequence ATGGCTCGTGAGTGGAAAACGTTACATACTTACGAAGATATCAAGTATGAATATTACAATGGAATTGCAAAAATCACCATCAATCGTCCTGAAGTGCGCAATGCGTTTCGTCCCAAAACGGTAGAAGAGATGATTGATGCATTCTCCCGCGCCCGTGACGACTCCAATATCGGTGTCATTATCTTGACTGGTGAAGGAGATAAAGCTTTCTGTTCCGGCGGCGACCAAAAAGTGCGCGGCCATGGCGGTTATGTGGGCGATGACAATATCCCTCGCTTAAACGTGTTGGACTTGCAACGTCTAATCCGCGTCATTCCAAAACCGGTTATCGCGATGGTTGCTGGATATGCGATCGGCGGCGGACACGTATTGCATGTAGTATGCGATTTGACAATTGCTGCGGATAACGCCATTTTTGGACAAACTGGTCCGAAAGTCGGTTCCTTCGATGCGGGATACGGTTCCGGCTATTTGGCACGTATCGTTGGACATAAAAAAGCCCGCGAAATTTGGTATTTATGCCGTCAGTATAATGCGCAGGAAGCATTAGAAATGGGATTAGTAAACACAGTTGTACCTTTGGAACAATTGGAAGATGAAACGGTGAAATGGTGCGAAGAAATCCTTGAAAAATCACCAACGGCCATCCGTTTCTTAAAAGCCGCCATGAACGCGGATACCGACGGACTTGCCGGTCTTCAACAATTTGCAGGGGACGCAACGCTTTTATACTATACAACGGATGAAGCAAAAGAAGGCCGCGATGCGTTCAAAGAAAAACGCAAACCGGACTTCGGCAAATTCCCAAGATTCCCATGA
- the menH gene encoding 2-succinyl-6-hydroxy-2,4-cyclohexadiene-1-carboxylate synthase, with product MATLMVRGIQVNVEIWHEKEKETIVLLHGFTGSTKTWHRVIEHLPSSIKIVTIDLLGHGKTESPKDPSRYTMIEQVKDLEEIFHQLDLHDFTLLGYSMGGRVALSYAARFPKRIKRLILESASPGLRTEEEQAARRQSDESLADEIEEKGIHWFVEKWENIPLFASQKTLPAEVRQAVREERLSQSETGLANSLRGMGTGAQASLWRKLIRLSMPVFLITGELDQKFVHIAEQMVDQLPNAQHLIVPNAGHSIHVENPEQFATIIKGVL from the coding sequence ATGGCTACTTTAATGGTTCGTGGAATTCAAGTGAATGTGGAAATTTGGCACGAGAAAGAGAAGGAAACAATCGTTTTATTGCACGGTTTTACCGGATCTACGAAAACATGGCACAGGGTCATCGAACACTTGCCAAGTTCAATAAAAATTGTGACGATTGATTTATTGGGGCATGGCAAAACGGAATCCCCAAAAGATCCATCCCGTTACACGATGATCGAGCAAGTGAAAGATTTGGAAGAAATCTTTCATCAACTCGATTTACATGATTTCACTTTATTGGGGTATTCGATGGGAGGGAGGGTTGCATTGTCATACGCGGCCCGTTTCCCTAAACGGATCAAACGGTTGATATTGGAAAGTGCATCACCGGGGCTCCGGACTGAAGAAGAGCAAGCTGCCAGAAGACAATCCGATGAATCATTGGCTGATGAAATTGAGGAAAAGGGAATCCATTGGTTCGTGGAAAAATGGGAGAATATCCCGCTTTTCGCTTCCCAAAAAACATTGCCCGCTGAAGTGCGGCAAGCCGTTCGTGAGGAGAGATTATCTCAATCGGAAACGGGGCTTGCCAACAGTTTGCGCGGAATGGGGACGGGGGCTCAAGCTTCCCTTTGGCGAAAATTGATCCGTCTCTCAATGCCTGTTTTCCTTATCACCGGCGAACTTGACCAAAAATTTGTTCACATCGCTGAACAGATGGTGGATCAGTTGCCAAATGCACAACATTTGATTGTTCCGAATGCCGGCCATTCAATTCATGTGGAAAATCCGGAACAATTTGCTACAATAATTAAGGGAGTTTTATAA
- the menD gene encoding 2-succinyl-5-enolpyruvyl-6-hydroxy-3-cyclohexene-1-carboxylic-acid synthase produces the protein MSERKILTDYVYQIVASLVQNGVEDAVISPGSRSTPLAYAFASTKEMNVYRQVDERSAAFFALGLAKSKAKPVVLLCTSGTAAANYFPAIVEAKYARVPLIVITADRPHELREVGAPQAINQLDLYGKHVKWFAEFPIPDDHSQTLPFIERHVARAVGIANTHPFGPVHMNVPFREPLLIDFRDELPKSTFSARYNSSVTPSTEAMNALSSIIRETKRGIIVIGELALGTHPAYLWSLIRKLKWPVLVESLSNMRGNVPEDCMEYVIATYDALLKSEEFKKRAGCDTVIRFGAQPVSKFLTIFLTEMQPANYVVIDEDPLFRDSSSVSTHSIHASIGSWLEEMEVHSSIEEEYRIFWQSAERIAMKHIQAYSGQEKDEGAFVQYLLEHLPEKSDLFVSNSMPVRDIDTFLLPTKRDIQIFANRGANGIDGVISTAFGFSKGRRDRETYLLIGDLAALHDINAFLLTRYQPCHMTVIVLNNDGGGIFSYLSQATVKEYYEDLFGTPTALQFHDVARMYGMDYVMMKEFDEREKLFEKSGRPLRLIEIMTNRGENVEAHRRLWQQIHSELKEWLL, from the coding sequence ATGAGTGAACGTAAGATTTTGACCGACTATGTGTATCAAATTGTCGCTTCCCTTGTACAAAATGGGGTGGAAGATGCGGTGATCAGCCCTGGTTCACGTTCAACGCCGCTAGCCTATGCTTTTGCATCAACGAAAGAAATGAATGTTTACCGTCAAGTGGATGAACGATCCGCAGCGTTTTTCGCCTTGGGACTGGCAAAATCAAAAGCGAAACCGGTTGTATTGCTCTGTACTTCAGGCACTGCAGCCGCAAATTACTTCCCTGCCATCGTGGAAGCGAAATATGCCCGGGTTCCGCTCATTGTCATTACCGCCGATCGCCCCCATGAACTGCGGGAAGTCGGTGCTCCACAAGCGATTAATCAACTTGATTTATATGGCAAGCATGTCAAATGGTTTGCTGAATTCCCGATTCCTGATGATCATAGCCAAACATTGCCGTTTATCGAGCGGCATGTCGCACGGGCTGTAGGGATTGCTAACACCCATCCGTTCGGTCCGGTACATATGAATGTTCCATTCCGGGAGCCGTTGCTCATCGATTTCCGGGACGAATTGCCGAAAAGCACGTTTTCCGCCCGTTACAATAGTTCCGTCACACCAAGCACGGAAGCGATGAATGCGCTATCATCGATTATTCGGGAAACAAAAAGGGGGATCATTGTCATCGGCGAACTGGCCCTTGGCACCCATCCAGCATATTTATGGTCGCTTATTCGAAAATTGAAATGGCCGGTTCTTGTGGAAAGTTTATCGAACATGCGGGGGAATGTTCCCGAAGATTGCATGGAGTATGTGATTGCAACCTATGATGCGCTTCTGAAAAGCGAAGAGTTTAAAAAGCGGGCGGGTTGTGATACGGTCATTCGTTTTGGCGCGCAGCCGGTATCAAAATTTTTGACGATCTTCTTGACTGAAATGCAGCCGGCAAATTATGTGGTGATTGATGAGGATCCGTTATTCAGGGATTCATCATCGGTTTCCACCCATTCCATCCATGCTTCCATCGGCAGTTGGCTGGAGGAGATGGAGGTCCATTCATCCATTGAGGAGGAATATCGCATTTTTTGGCAATCAGCGGAACGCATTGCAATGAAGCATATTCAAGCATATAGCGGGCAAGAAAAAGATGAAGGGGCATTCGTTCAATACTTGCTGGAACATTTGCCTGAAAAAAGTGATCTATTTGTCAGCAACAGTATGCCGGTCAGAGATATTGATACTTTTTTATTGCCCACGAAGAGGGATATACAAATATTTGCAAACCGTGGGGCAAACGGCATTGATGGGGTGATTTCCACCGCTTTCGGTTTCTCCAAGGGAAGGAGAGATCGGGAAACTTACTTGCTGATTGGCGATTTGGCGGCATTGCATGATATAAATGCATTTCTGTTAACCCGTTATCAGCCATGCCATATGACGGTCATTGTGTTGAATAATGATGGCGGCGGCATTTTCTCCTATTTATCCCAGGCAACGGTGAAAGAATATTACGAAGATCTTTTCGGAACTCCAACGGCTTTGCAGTTCCATGACGTGGCCCGTATGTATGGGATGGACTATGTCATGATGAAAGAATTTGATGAGAGGGAAAAGCTCTTTGAAAAAAGCGGACGTCCTTTAAGATTGATTGAAATCATGACAAACCGGGGTGAAAATGTAGAAGCGCATCGGAGATTATGGCAACAAATACATTCGGAGTTGAAAGAATGGCTACTTTAA
- a CDS encoding isochorismate synthase, which yields MQHKWLKTTEVEVASNKLSFYIETIEVNQLSPLAFFAAGEKKYKGERFFWQNREKTLTIVGLGQAITFENRSGHQRFDEIEYQWKELTKNIVMEEQEPQPILFGGFTFDPENKESGEWDGFPQSYFTVATFQLIKQHEKTYVSIHLITDQQDSSNLFDELREERDRLIHAAQVKELKTYDKPEILSVHERNKEDYFQAVESVTNLIRNQEADKVVIARSLELEFKDSVSSPQAIYQIMNEQPESFLFGLERKNLLFFGATPERLVKVENQYAYSACVAGSIRRGTTAKEDKWLGEQLLSDSKNLIEHQYVVDMIESTFKKLCAQYKVPKRPKLLKIRDIQHLYTPVEGKLYQDASILQLVKHLHPTPALGGAPRSKALQMIREFEKMNRGLYAGPIGWMDADGNGEFVVAIRSAALIDNKAYLYAGGGIVADSNPMTEYEETLVKFRPMLRALGGQFNE from the coding sequence ATGCAGCATAAGTGGTTAAAAACCACTGAAGTTGAAGTGGCATCAAACAAATTGTCTTTTTATATTGAAACGATTGAAGTGAATCAATTGTCTCCGTTGGCATTTTTTGCGGCGGGAGAAAAGAAATATAAAGGGGAAAGATTTTTTTGGCAAAATCGGGAGAAAACATTGACGATTGTAGGCCTTGGACAAGCAATCACCTTTGAGAATAGATCAGGTCATCAGAGATTTGACGAGATCGAATATCAATGGAAAGAATTGACGAAAAATATTGTGATGGAAGAACAGGAGCCTCAACCAATACTGTTTGGCGGCTTTACCTTCGATCCTGAAAATAAGGAAAGCGGTGAATGGGACGGGTTCCCTCAAAGCTACTTTACGGTAGCCACTTTCCAGTTAATTAAACAGCATGAGAAAACATATGTCAGCATTCATTTGATTACGGATCAGCAAGATTCATCCAATCTTTTTGATGAATTGAGGGAAGAGCGGGATCGGTTGATTCATGCTGCCCAAGTGAAAGAATTGAAGACATATGATAAGCCGGAAATATTATCGGTTCATGAACGGAATAAAGAGGATTATTTTCAAGCCGTTGAAAGCGTTACGAATTTGATTCGCAATCAAGAAGCGGATAAAGTGGTCATTGCCCGTTCATTGGAATTGGAGTTTAAAGATTCCGTCTCCTCTCCCCAAGCCATTTATCAAATCATGAATGAGCAGCCGGAAAGTTTTTTGTTTGGCCTTGAACGCAAGAATCTGTTGTTTTTTGGCGCAACTCCGGAACGTTTAGTGAAAGTGGAAAATCAATATGCTTATTCTGCTTGTGTTGCCGGCTCCATCAGAAGGGGAACGACGGCAAAAGAAGATAAATGGTTGGGCGAACAATTGTTGAGTGATTCCAAAAATTTAATCGAGCATCAATATGTAGTCGATATGATTGAAAGCACCTTTAAGAAGCTTTGCGCCCAATATAAAGTGCCAAAGCGGCCAAAATTATTGAAAATCCGGGATATCCAACATTTATATACGCCTGTGGAAGGGAAATTATACCAAGATGCATCGATTTTGCAATTGGTGAAACATTTGCATCCGACACCTGCTTTGGGCGGGGCTCCAAGAAGCAAAGCGCTCCAGATGATCCGGGAATTTGAAAAAATGAACCGCGGCTTATACGCAGGGCCAATCGGATGGATGGATGCTGACGGAAATGGAGAATTTGTCGTTGCCATCCGATCCGCAGCGTTGATTGACAATAAAGCTTATTTATATGCAGGTGGCGGTATTGTCGCCGATTCCAATCCGATGACGGAATATGAAGAAACATTAGTGAAGTTTCGTCCGATGTTAAGGGCTCTAGGAGGACAATTCAATGAGTGA
- a CDS encoding dipeptidase — MKIIDLHCDVLTKLAQFENANFRNDSRIYSNYERLREGNVKVQVFAIFIHPSIPKEQKFQEVMRQIEAFHKFVLKEPGMVHITNWKQIDDLEDGQIGAVLSLEGCDAIDDDMEKLRVILDAGVKIVGLTWNYENKVGYGASEDSTKGIKPFGKKVIELLNDRDIIIDVAHLNERGFYDLMPLAKYVIASHCNSRTLCDHPRNLTDEQVKMLVEKGGRIHVVFYPPLIEKEKETTTIEKLVEHIKYLSNLVGVEHIGFGSDFDGMDPLSVSNLSNASEFPNIIKTLRNEFTKEEVKLFSEDGFLNYVKKLA, encoded by the coding sequence ATGAAAATAATAGACTTACATTGTGATGTATTAACAAAATTAGCCCAATTTGAGAATGCCAATTTCCGCAATGATTCCAGAATCTATTCAAATTATGAAAGACTCAGAGAAGGCAATGTAAAAGTCCAAGTATTTGCCATTTTTATTCATCCAAGCATACCGAAAGAACAAAAATTCCAAGAAGTAATGCGCCAAATTGAGGCTTTCCATAAATTCGTTTTAAAAGAGCCGGGAATGGTTCATATTACAAATTGGAAACAAATTGATGATCTTGAAGATGGTCAAATTGGAGCCGTGTTAAGTTTAGAAGGCTGTGATGCCATCGATGATGATATGGAAAAGCTGAGAGTCATTTTAGACGCAGGGGTCAAAATTGTTGGATTGACGTGGAATTATGAAAATAAAGTAGGTTATGGGGCATCCGAAGATTCGACAAAAGGAATAAAACCTTTTGGGAAAAAAGTGATTGAACTGTTAAATGATCGGGATATTATCATTGATGTGGCCCATTTGAACGAAAGAGGATTTTATGATTTAATGCCGCTTGCCAAATATGTGATTGCCAGCCATTGCAACTCCCGGACACTTTGCGACCATCCGAGAAATTTAACGGATGAGCAGGTGAAAATGCTCGTTGAAAAAGGCGGGCGTATCCACGTTGTTTTCTATCCTCCGTTGATTGAGAAGGAAAAGGAAACAACAACGATCGAAAAATTAGTGGAGCATATAAAATATTTGTCAAATTTGGTTGGCGTGGAACATATCGGTTTTGGTTCCGACTTTGATGGCATGGATCCGTTATCCGTGAGCAATTTATCAAATGCTTCCGAATTTCCAAATATCATTAAAACTTTAAGAAATGAATTTACAAAAGAAGAAGTAAAACTATTTTCAGAAGATGGATTTTTAAATTATGTTAAGAAATTGGCATAA